One part of the Glycine max cultivar Williams 82 chromosome 14, Glycine_max_v4.0, whole genome shotgun sequence genome encodes these proteins:
- the LOC100306695 gene encoding uncharacterized protein LOC100306695, with the protein MNAFKAYKACVPIAWSPNIYITLVRGIPGTRRLHRRTLEALRLRKCNRTVMRWNTPTVRGMLQQVKRLVVIETEEMYKARKQKEEAHRALRPPLVISHKPPSVTDAL; encoded by the exons ATGAATGCGTTCAAGGCATATAAGGCCTGTGTGCCAATTGCTTGGAGCCCCAATATCTATATAACTCTAGTTAGGGGTATTCCGGGGACCAGGAGGCTCCATAGGCGCACTTTGGAAGCACTTCGCTTGCGCAAATGCAATCGAACTGTCATGCGATGGAACACACCTACAGTTAGGGGAATGCTCCAACAG GTCAAGAGGTTAGTTGTTATCGAGACAGAGGAAATGTACAAGGCACGCAAGCAGAAGGAGGAAGCACACAGAGCTCTACGGCCTCCGTTGGTCATAAGCCACAAGCCTCCCTCGGTTACTGATGCTTTATAA
- the LOC100794669 gene encoding protein NRT1/ PTR FAMILY 6.4: MVLVASHGEEEKGAEGIAAVDFRGHPVDKTKTGGWLAAGLILGTELAERICVMGISMNLVTYLVGVLNLPSADSATIVTNVMGTLNLLGLLGGFIADAKLGRYVTVAISAIIAALGVCLLTVATTIPSMRPPVCSSVRKQHHECIQASGKQLALLFAALYTVAVGGGGIKSNVSGFGSDQFDTTDPKEERRMVFFFNRFYFFISIGSLFSVVVLVYVQDNIGRGWGYGISAGTMVIAVAVLLCGTPFYRFKRPQGSPLTVIWRVLFLAWKKRSLPDPSQPSFLNGYLEAKVPHTQKFRFLDKAAILDENCSKEENRENPWIVSTVTQVEEVKMVIKLLPIWSTCILFWTIYSQMNTFTIEQATFMNRKVGSLVVPAGSLSAFLIITILLFTSLNEKLTVPLARKLTHNAQGLTSLQRVGIGLVFSSVAMAVAAIVEKERRANAVKNNTISAFWLVPQFFLVGAGEAFAYVGQLEFFIREAPERMKSMSTGLFLSTLSMGYFVSSLLVAIVDKASKKRWLRSNLNKGRLDYFYWLLAVLGLLNFILFLVLAMRHQYKVQHNIKPNDDAEKELVSANDVKVGVDGKEEA; the protein is encoded by the exons ATG GTTCTAGTTGCAAGTCATGGCGAGGAGGAAAAGGGGGCAGAAGGCATTGCTGCTGTTGATTTTCGAGGTCACCCTGTGGACAAGACAAAAACTGGAGGATGGCTAGCAGCAGGGCTCATCTTAG gtACTGAACTGGCAGAAAGAATATGTGTAATGGGCATAAGCATGAACTTAGTGACCTACTTGGTTGGAGTTTTGAATCTCCCTTCAGCTGATTCTGCCACCATAGTTACCAATGTCATGGGAACTCTCAACCTGCTTGGCCTTCTTGGTGGCTTCATAGCTGATGCCAAACTTGGCAGATACGTAACTGTTGCCATATCTGCAATCATAGCTGCTTTG GGGGTGTGTTTGTTAACTGTGGCTACAACCATTCCTAGCATGAGGCCTCCTGTGTGCAGCAGTGTCAGAAAACAACACCATGAATGCATTCAGGCCAGTGGCAAACAATTGGCTTTGCTATTTGCGGCACTTTACACAGTAGCAGTGGGTGGTGGAGGAATAAAATCCAATGTCTCAGGTTTTGGATCAGATCAGTTTGATACAACAGACCCCAAGGAGGAAAGAAGGATGGTGTTTTTCTTCAACAGGTTCTACTTCTTCATCAGCATAGGGTCCTTGTTCTCTGTGGTGGTGCTGGTGTATGTGCAAGACAACATAGGGAGAGGGTGGGGTTATGGAATTTCAGCAGGGACAATGGTGATTGCTGTTGCTGTTTTGCTTTGTGGCACACCATTCTATAGATTCAAGAGGCCACAAGGAAGCCCCTTAACAGTTATATGGAGAGTGCTGTTTTTGGCTTGGAAGAAGAGGAGTCTTCCTGATCCTTCACAACCCTCCTTTCTCAATGGTTATCTTGAAGCTAAGGTCCCACATACTCAGAAGTTCAG GTTCCTTGACAAAGCTGCAATCCTAGATGAGAACTGCTCAAAGGAGGAAAACAGGGAAAACCCTTGGATAGTTTCCACAGTGACTCAGGTTGAGGAGGTTAAAATGGTAATCAAGCTCCTTCCTATTTGGTCTACATGTATCCTCTTCTGGACAATCTATTCTCAAATGAATACCTTCACCATTGAGCAAGCTACATTCATGAATCGAAAAGTTGGGTCTCTAGTTGTCCCAGCAGGATCTCTATCAGCTTTTCTCATCATTACCATTCTCCTCTTTACTTCCCTAAATGAGAAACTCACTGTGCCCTTAGCTCGGAAACTGACCCACAATGCCCAAGGGCTCACAAGTCTCCAGAGGGTTGGAATTGGACTCGTTTTCTCCAGCGTTGCCATGGCAGTTGCTGCAATTGTTGAGAAAGAAAGGAGGGCGAATGCAGTAAAAAATAATACCATAAGCGCCTTTTGGCTGGTCCCTCAATTTTTTCTGGTGGGTGCTGGGGAAGCATTTGCCTATGTTGGACAACTAGAATTTTTCATTAGGGAGGCACCAGAGAGAATGAAATCTATGAGCACTGGACTTTTCCTATCTACACTATCAATGGGTTATTTTGTCAGTAGCTTATTGGTGGCAATTGTGGAcaaagcaagtaagaaaagatgGCTAAGGAGCAATCTGAACAAGGGCAGGTTAGATTACTTCTATTGGTTGCTCGCAGTGCTAGGACTACTGAATTTCATACTTTTTCTTGTATTAGCAATGAGGCATCAGTACAAAGTTCAGCACAACATAAAGCCTAATGACGATGCAGAAAAAGAGCTTGTGAGTGCAAATGATGTGAAAGTTGGAGTTGATGGAAAGGAAGAAGCATAA
- the LOC100797864 gene encoding uncharacterized protein: MGIDQLRWRWWNAVVLIGMVGVTVVTVTGSDSHEKQEQVVSRIAFGSCSNQSAPQPIWDAVVDFHPQIFIWLGDNIYGDFKRPFKIFGQERTVGPWKNVPRFVPSSEQEMKAGYEKAKSNPGYARLQQNAKVIGTWDDHDYGLNDAGKEFHGKITNQKLLLDFLDEPQDSPRRKQAGVYASYTYGPVGRDIKIVLLDTRYHRDPVGSDGTILGNSQWLWLETELKGPPTALTIIGSSIQVISNLSATIHPLFAMESWGRFPKERDRLFKLIADSKRAGVFFISGDVHFGEITRYDCALDYPLYDLTSSGVTQSVEEVVPPFLRSFVRFVAWLTPSTMRVKDENCRYKSCIYGQPNFGTIEIDWDSHPVTLKFKVRDKDSVTVTGVDVSLTELQPSNSEILDRVKAEHNNSKHCTLEVSLPWIVRYRLAILFFSTLFVMFVAFLVLVYTCFRLCRLESCKRKHD; encoded by the exons ATGGGAATCGATCAACTTCGGTGGCGGTGGTGGAACGCCGTCGTTTTGATCGGAATGGTCGGCGTTACAGTAGTAACCGTTACCGGTTCCGACAGTCACGAGAAGCAGGAACAAGTGGTGTCTCGAATTGCCTTCGGATCATGCTCCAACCAGAGCGCTCCTCAG CCCATCTGGGATGCAGTGGTGGACTTCCATCCCCAAATTTTTATATGGCTGGGTGATAACATTTATGGAGACTTCAAACGCCCTTTCAAAATATTTGGACAGGAAAGGACTGTTGGACCGTGGAAGAATGTTCCACGATTTGTTCCTTCCTCTGAGCAGGAAATGAAGGCTGGATATGAAAAAGCTAAGTCTAATCCTGGCTATGCTCGACTCCAACAGAATGCTAAG GTTATTGGTACATGGGATGATCACGATTATGGATTAAATGATGCAGGGAAAGAATTTCATGGAAAAATAACCAACCAAaagttgcttcttgatttcttggaTGAACCTCAAGATAGCCCACG GCGGAAACAGGCTGGTGTATATGCCTCATATACGTATGGTCCTGTAGGTAGAGATATCAAG ATTGTCCTCTTAGATACCAGATATCACAGAGACCCTGTAGGAAGTGATGGAACCATTTTGGGGAATTCACAATGGTTGTGGTTGGAGACAGAGCTCAAGGGTCCACCAACAGCTCTTACCATAATTGGATCTTCTATTCAG GTTATATCAAATCTTTCAGCTACCATTCATCCATTGTTCGCAATGGAATCATGGGGTCGTTTTCCAAAAGAAAGAGATCGCCTTTTTAAATTAATCGCTGATAGTAAG AGGGCTggagtattttttattagtggAGATGTTCACTTTGGGGAAATCACGAGATATGATTGTGCTTTGGACTATCCACTATATGATTTAACCTCAAGTGGGGTTACTCAATCAGTTGAGGAGGTTGTCCCACCTTTCTTGCGTTCTTTTGTGAGATTTGTGGCATGGTTGACCCCATCTACTATGAGAGTTAAGGACGAAAATTGCAGATACAAATCTTGTATTTATG GTCAGCCAAACTTTGGAACTATTGAGATAGATTGGGACTCTCACCCAGTGACTCTGAAATTCAAAGTCAGGGACAAGGATAGTGTCACAGTTACAGGGGTTGATGTTTCATTAACGGAATTACAACCATCAAATTCAGAGATTTTAGACAGGGTAAAAGCAGAGCATAATAATTCAAAGCATTGCACCCTTGAAGTTAGTCTGCCATGGATTGTAAGATATCGCCTGGCAATCTTGTTCTTTTCCACCTTATTTG TGATGTTTGTTGCATTCCTAGTGCTAGTTTACACTTGCTTCAGACTTTGCCGACTTGAAAGCTGCAAAAGAAAGCACGATTGA